Proteins encoded by one window of Arachis ipaensis cultivar K30076 chromosome B04, Araip1.1, whole genome shotgun sequence:
- the LOC107635100 gene encoding uncharacterized protein LOC107635100 isoform X2 (The sequence of the model RefSeq protein was modified relative to this genomic sequence to represent the inferred CDS: added 78 bases not found in genome assembly) — protein MGELYALDFDGILCDSCGESSLSALKAAKVRWPYLFHGVDSATQDWIVDQMHSVRPVVETGYENVLLVRLLLETRIPSIRKSSVAEGLTVEGILENWSKLKPVIMEEWSENRETLIDLFGKVRDEWLEQDFATWIGANRFYPGVSDALKFASSRVYIVTTKQEIHFPCTIFGFTGRPKVEVLKQLQKRLEHQGLTLHFVEDRIATLKNVIKEPELDQWNLYLGNWGYNTQKEREEAAAIPRIQVLELSDFSKKLK, from the exons GCTGCGAAAGTGAGATGGCCTTATTTGTTTCATGGCGTGGATTCGGCCACTCAGGATTGGATTGTTGACCAGATGCATTCA GTCCGACCGGTCGTAGAAACTGGATATGAAAATGTTTTACTTGTGAGATTGTTGTTAGAGACCAGAATACCTTCCATCAGGAAGTCTTCA GTTGCAGAGGGGCTCACGGTTGAGGGTATATTGGAAAATTGGTCCAAGTTGAAGCCTGTTATCATGGAAGAGTGGAGTGAGAATAGAGAAACTTTGATAGATCTTTTTGGAAAGGTTAGAGATGAATGGTTGGAGCAGGATTTCGCTACTTGGATCGGTGCAAATAG ATTCTATCCTGGTGTTTCTGATGCATTAAAATTTGCAAGCTCGAGAGTGTACATTGTCACCACAAAACAG GAAATTCACTTTCCTTGCACCATCTTTGGTTTTACCGGTAGGCCTAAGGTGGAAGTGCTGAAGCAGCTTCAAAAGAGACTAGAGCACCAAGGACTCACACTTCA CTTTGTTGAGGATCGGATTGCTACCTTAAAAAATGTCATCAAAGAACCTGAGTTAGATCAATGGAATCTGTATTTAG GGAACTGGGGTTACAACactcagaaagagagagaagaagctgCGGCTATCCCCAGAATTCAAGTTCTTGAGCTGTCGGACTTCAGTAAGAAGTTGAAATGA
- the LOC107635100 gene encoding uncharacterized protein LOC107635100 isoform X1 (The sequence of the model RefSeq protein was modified relative to this genomic sequence to represent the inferred CDS: added 78 bases not found in genome assembly), which produces MGELYALDFDGILCDSCGESSLSALKAAKVRWPYLFHGVDSATQDWIVDQMHSVRPVVETGYENVLLVRLLLETRIPSIRKSSVAEGLTVEGILENWSKLKPVIMEEWSENRETLIDLFGKVRDEWLEQDFATWIGANRFYPGVSDALKFASSRVYIVTTKQSRFADALLRELAGVTIPPERIYGLGTGPKVEVLKQLQKRLEHQGLTLHFVEDRIATLKNVIKEPELDQWNLYLGNWGYNTQKEREEAAAIPRIQVLELSDFSKKLK; this is translated from the exons GCTGCGAAAGTGAGATGGCCTTATTTGTTTCATGGCGTGGATTCGGCCACTCAGGATTGGATTGTTGACCAGATGCATTCA GTCCGACCGGTCGTAGAAACTGGATATGAAAATGTTTTACTTGTGAGATTGTTGTTAGAGACCAGAATACCTTCCATCAGGAAGTCTTCA GTTGCAGAGGGGCTCACGGTTGAGGGTATATTGGAAAATTGGTCCAAGTTGAAGCCTGTTATCATGGAAGAGTGGAGTGAGAATAGAGAAACTTTGATAGATCTTTTTGGAAAGGTTAGAGATGAATGGTTGGAGCAGGATTTCGCTACTTGGATCGGTGCAAATAG ATTCTATCCTGGTGTTTCTGATGCATTAAAATTTGCAAGCTCGAGAGTGTACATTGTCACCACAAAACAG AGCCGTTTTGCCGATGCTTTACTCCGAGAGCTTGCTGGGGTGACAATTCCACCTGAAAGAATATATGGTCTAGGAACTGG GCCTAAGGTGGAAGTGCTGAAGCAGCTTCAAAAGAGACTAGAGCACCAAGGACTCACACTTCA CTTTGTTGAGGATCGGATTGCTACCTTAAAAAATGTCATCAAAGAACCTGAGTTAGATCAATGGAATCTGTATTTAG GGAACTGGGGTTACAACactcagaaagagagagaagaagctgCGGCTATCCCCAGAATTCAAGTTCTTGAGCTGTCGGACTTCAGTAAGAAGTTGAAATGA
- the LOC107635099 gene encoding uncharacterized protein LOC107635099 yields the protein MGHLYALDFDGVLCDTCGETAISAVKAAKLRWPALFDGVDPTVEDWIVQQMITVRPVVETGYETLLLVRLLLETRVPSIRKSSVAEGLTVEGILETWIKLKPIVMEEWDENRNELIDLFGKVRDDWLQNDFSGWMGANRFYPGTADALRFASSKVYIVTTKQGRFADALLKELAGITLPPERIYGLGTGPKVEMLKKLQKMPEHQGLTLHFVEDRLATLKNVIKEPELDNWNLYLVNWGFNTQKERDEAAASPRITLLELSDFSKKLK from the exons ATGGGTCATCTTTATGCATTAGACTTTGATGGAGTTCTGTGTGATACTTGTGGAGAGACTGCTATCTCTGCCGTCAAG GCAGCCAAGTTGAGATGGCCAGCATTGTTTGATGGTGTGGATCCAACCGTTGAAGATTGGATTGTTCAACAGATGATTACA GTGAGGCCAGTGGTGGAAACTGGATATGAGACTCTCTTACTTGTGAGATTATTGCTTGAGACCAGAGTTCCATCAATTCGAAAATCTTCG GTTGCAGAAGGGCTCACAGTTGAGGGTATATTGGAGACATGGATCAAATTAAAGCCTATTGTGATGGAAGAATGGGATGAGAATAGAAATGAACTGATAGATCTTTTTGGAAAGGTCAGAGATGATTGGTTGCAGAATGATTTCTCTGGTTGGATGGGAGCAAACAG ATTCTATCCTGGTACTGCTGATGCACTAAGATTTGCAAGCTCAAAAGTTTACATTGTCACCACAAAACAG GGCCGTTTTGCTGATGCTTTACTGAAAGAGCTTGCTGGAATCACTTTACCACCAGAAAGAATATATGGTTTAGGAACTGG TCCTAAGGTAGAAATGCTAAAGAAGCTTCAAAAGATGCCAGAGCACCAAGGACTGACCCTACA CTTTGTGGAAGATAGGCTTGCAACCTTAAAAAATGTCATTAAAGAACCAGAGTTGGACAATTGGAATTTGTATCTAG TTAATTGGGGGTTCAACACTCAGAAAGAGAGAGATGAAGCAGCAGCTAGCCCCAGGATTACACTTCTTGAGCTGTCTGACTTCAGTAAGAAGCTGAAATAG
- the LOC107635098 gene encoding uncharacterized protein LOC107635098: protein MSSTTTLLLLLLLLVLQNYEFAHGRKRKVHISDDLDDVYDDEEDESWKEWDKKKEPSFPPADLSKMEPSQIKEEMMKRHTGPVIGFVKLRFGLRRTPDMVAEIAMKWSQVMRTGGIGIRFMGVDTSTIMFNMESIKGMDELKDFIFDQSEAYEIKIGNDVFRRPGDPPLEEVLQNLQKEKTKADNAGQEENDGDLRTEL from the exons ATGAGCTCCACTACCAccctccttcttcttctactacttctggTGCTGCAAAATTACGAATTTGCCCATGGAAGAAAGCGCAAGGTGCACATCAGCGATGACCTTGATGACGTGTACGATGACGAAGAGGACGAGTCTTGGAAGGAATGGGACAAGAAGAAGGAGCCATCTTTCCCGCCCGCCGATCTGTCGAAAATGGAACCGTCTCAGATCAAGGAGGAGATGATGAAGCGCCACACCGGTCCCGTCATCGGCTTCGTCAAGCTCCGCTTCGGACTTCGCCGTACTCCG GACATGGTAGCGGAAATCGCCATGAAATGGTCACAAGTTATGAGAACTGGAGGCATTGGTATAAGGTTCATGGGTGTTGATACAAGTACAATCATGTTCAACATGGAAAGCATCAAAGGCATGGATGAG TTGAAGGACTTTATCTTTGACCAATCAGAGGCATATGAGATCAAAATCGGGAATGATGTTTTTCGAAGACCTGGAGATCCACCTTTAGAAGAGGTTCTTCAGAACCTTCAGAAAGAAAAAACCAAAGCGGATAATGCTGGTCAAGAGGAAAATGATGGGGATTTGAGAACAGAGTTGTAA